From the genome of Amyelois transitella isolate CPQ chromosome 16, ilAmyTran1.1, whole genome shotgun sequence, one region includes:
- the LOC106129602 gene encoding acyl-CoA Delta-9 desaturase isoform X1, with the protein MEGTRIKRASFYELVRSFEKSLGYKNDIKWTSFIAITLYHILGVYWCYHYAFPVKWPTLVFAAIMYVASGFGITGGAHRYWTHKAYKAKLPLKLFLMVCFASAGQNSIKQWVRDHRIHHKFSDTEADPHNANRGLFFSHIGWLMMKKNDEVLQAGKQIDMSDIENDVHLQIFEKYFNYIKLVFCYILPTTIGIWLWGEDWRCSVAWQCFIRFLTMFHSELTVNSLAHAYGYKPYNRNIIPAENRFVATCTLGEGWHNYHHAFPFDYKAAEHFDFLNFGTWFIQFFEKIGWAYDLRQATPGMINSIAKRLGDGTPVHFPTSECVE; encoded by the exons ATGGAAGGGACTAGAATAAAAAGGGCATCGTTTTATGAACTCGTCAGGTCCTTTGAGAAAAGTTTAGGATATAAAAACGACATAAAATGGACCAGTTTTATTGCAATAACGCTATACCACATATTAGGAGTCTATTGGTGTTATCATTACGCATTTCCTGTTAAATGGCCAACTTTGGTCTTTG CTGCCATAATGTATGTAGCAAGTGGTTTTGGAATAACTGGTGGAGCCCATAGATATTGGACGCACAAAGCTTACAAAGCGAAGCTTCCTTTAAAGCTGTTTCTTATGGTGTGCTTCGCTAGCGCAGGTcaa AATTCTATAAAACAATGGGTGCGAGACCACCGCATCCACCACAAATTCAGCGACACGGAAGCAGACCCACACAACGCGAACCGTGGCCTCTTCTTCTCACACATCGGCTGGCTCATGATGAAGAAGAATGACGAGGTCTTACAAGCCGGGAAACAAATCGATATGAGCGACATCGAAAATGATGTACACCTGCAGATCTTTGAAAA atattTTAACTACATCAAGCTTGTTTTCTGCTACATTTTGCCGACTACTATTGGAATCTGGCTTTGGGGCGAGGACTGGCGCTGCTCCGTCGCCTGGCAGTGCTTCATCAGGTTTCTTACCATGTTCCACAGTGAGCTGACTGTCAACAGCCTCGCACATGCTTATGGATATAAACCATACAACAG GAATATAATACCAGCAGAGAACCGCTTCGTCGCTACATGCACATTAGGGGAAGGTTGGCACAACTATCATCATGCATTCCCTTTTGATTACAAGGCAGCAGAGCACTTCGATTTCCTCAATTTTGGGACGTGGTTCATTCAATTCTTTGAAAAGATCGGTTGGGCTTATGATTTGAGACAAGCCACTCCCGGAATGATCAATTCTATAGCCAAACGATTGGGTGATGGGACCCCTGTACATTTTCCAACATCCGAATGTGTAGAATAA
- the LOC106129602 gene encoding acyl-CoA Delta-9 desaturase isoform X2, with amino-acid sequence MYVASGFGITGGAHRYWTHKAYKAKLPLKLFLMVCFASAGQNSIKQWVRDHRIHHKFSDTEADPHNANRGLFFSHIGWLMMKKNDEVLQAGKQIDMSDIENDVHLQIFEKYFNYIKLVFCYILPTTIGIWLWGEDWRCSVAWQCFIRFLTMFHSELTVNSLAHAYGYKPYNRNIIPAENRFVATCTLGEGWHNYHHAFPFDYKAAEHFDFLNFGTWFIQFFEKIGWAYDLRQATPGMINSIAKRLGDGTPVHFPTSECVE; translated from the exons ATGTATGTAGCAAGTGGTTTTGGAATAACTGGTGGAGCCCATAGATATTGGACGCACAAAGCTTACAAAGCGAAGCTTCCTTTAAAGCTGTTTCTTATGGTGTGCTTCGCTAGCGCAGGTcaa AATTCTATAAAACAATGGGTGCGAGACCACCGCATCCACCACAAATTCAGCGACACGGAAGCAGACCCACACAACGCGAACCGTGGCCTCTTCTTCTCACACATCGGCTGGCTCATGATGAAGAAGAATGACGAGGTCTTACAAGCCGGGAAACAAATCGATATGAGCGACATCGAAAATGATGTACACCTGCAGATCTTTGAAAA atattTTAACTACATCAAGCTTGTTTTCTGCTACATTTTGCCGACTACTATTGGAATCTGGCTTTGGGGCGAGGACTGGCGCTGCTCCGTCGCCTGGCAGTGCTTCATCAGGTTTCTTACCATGTTCCACAGTGAGCTGACTGTCAACAGCCTCGCACATGCTTATGGATATAAACCATACAACAG GAATATAATACCAGCAGAGAACCGCTTCGTCGCTACATGCACATTAGGGGAAGGTTGGCACAACTATCATCATGCATTCCCTTTTGATTACAAGGCAGCAGAGCACTTCGATTTCCTCAATTTTGGGACGTGGTTCATTCAATTCTTTGAAAAGATCGGTTGGGCTTATGATTTGAGACAAGCCACTCCCGGAATGATCAATTCTATAGCCAAACGATTGGGTGATGGGACCCCTGTACATTTTCCAACATCCGAATGTGTAGAATAA
- the LOC106129569 gene encoding uncharacterized protein LOC106129569, with the protein MPLIDITNPEIIKFLVESYDKTARLRMKWNNLYGDKLQEAATLQRKETGYTTYDVFKADMIGGMPAITRDHITAGYNRKRVPIRDGTFIPGTAHLRKGHSIVDVGLGDPKEDPRLVRPDTDTTIDPVMRVVDPEQSKVIYKDKPVFGRIVYLKQRSKLAPEQKYYFRECSGWDYGWRLKDSFFSKGRPVYGRVWRLNRDVKSRSGPQPDPPYYKNPDIPASNKCPE; encoded by the coding sequence atgcCGCTCATAGATATCACAAATCCCGAAATAATAAAGTTCCTCGTAGAGAGCTATGACAAGACCGCTCGATTGCGAATGAAATGGAACAATTTATATGGGGACAAACTACAGGAAGCCGCCACGCTGCAAAGAAAAGAAACAGGTTATACTACTTACGACGTTTTCAAGGCCGATATGATCGGTGGGATGCCAGCTATAACTAGAGATCATATAACAGCGGGCTATAATAGAAAACGTGTTCCAATAAGAGACGGTACATTCATACCTGGAACAGCTCACCTGCGAAAAGGTCATTCCATAGTGGACGTAGGTCTGGGAGATCCTAAAGAAGATCCCAGGCTTGTACGACCAGATACGGACACTACTATAGATCCTGTCATGCGTGTGGTTGACCCTGAACAGAGCAAAGTTATTTACAAAGATAAACCTGTGTTTGGTCGAATTGTTTACCTGAAACAACGATCTAAATTAGCACCAGAACAAAAGTATTACTTTAGAGAATGTTCTGGATGGGATTATGGGTGGAGGCTGAAGGATAGCTTCTTCTCAAAAGGCAGACCAGTATATGGCCGCGTGTGGAGACTCAATCGCGACGTCAAGAGCCGCTCTGGGCCACAACCCGATCCTCCATATTACAAAAATCCTGATATACCCGCCTCAAACAAGTGTCCTGAATAA
- the LOC106129604 gene encoding microfibrillar-associated protein 1, with protein MMNTLPAQPVGIQSTAGAVPVRNEKGELSMQKVKVQRYISGKKPDYAQGVSSSEESDTEDFIEQQRPERKQILPQVISQKDEQNSDSEKEVDDPRLKRLRMAARSPPRRAEHKPEIIDAEPEPQSESSGEEAKDSSDSEDELDDEEIERRRQALKAKLAAREAEKEVLGRDDDDEMMDGVKEESGSSDMEYTDSEEDTGPRVKPVFVRASERMTVAERERKMKQQKKEESEARKEKEDRRREALKLVEDTIRAEQRNMQAEQKEGNINDVCTDDENDELEYEAWKLREMKRIKRDKEEREAMEKELLAIERMRNMTEEERRVEQRLNPKVVTNKAVKGKYKFLQKYYHRGAFYLDKEEDVFKQDFSGATLDDHFDKTVLPKVMQVKKFGRSGRTKYTHLVDQDTTEFDSAWSSEGAAARLANFRGGMKQVFDRPSAKRKHNSAN; from the exons ATGATGAACACACTGCCTGCACAGCCAGTTGGTATACAGAGTACTGCTGGAGCTGTACCAGTTCGCAATGAAAAAG GTGAATTATCTATGCAAAAGGTGAAAGTGCAAAGGTATATATCTGGAAAAAAGCCTGACTACGCCCAAGGGGTATCATCATCTGAAGAATCCGATACAGAAGACTTTATAGAACAGCAGAGACCTGAACGGAAACAAATATTGCCACAAGTGATCAGCCAGAAAGATGAACAAAATAGTGATTCTGAGAAGGag GTTGATGATCCTCGGCTTAAAAGACTGCGGATGGCCGCACGTTCGCCACCGCGTCGCGCCGAACACAAACCTGAGATTATTGATGCAGAACCGGAGCCTCAGTCAGAATCTAGCGGAGAGGAGGCCAAAGATAGTTCCGACAGTGAAGACGAATTGGACGATGAGGAAATCGAGAGACGCCGGCAGGCACTCAAAGCAAAACTTGCTGcaag GGAGGCTGAAAAAGAAGTTCTTGGCCGTGACGATGATGACGAAATGATGGATGGCGTCAAAGAGGAGAGTGGTTCCTCAGACATGGAGTATACAGACAGCGAAGAAGACACAG GTCCTAGAGTGAAGCCAGTATTCGTGAGGGCATCGGAACGTATGACAGTAGCGGAGAGGGAGCGTAAAATGAAACAGCAGAAAAAAGAAGAGAGCGAAGCACGTAAAGAGAAGGAGGACAGAAGGCGTGAGGCGCTCAAACTGGTGGAAGATACCATTCGGGCTGAGCAGAGGAATATGCAG gcGGAACAAAAAGAGGGCAACATCAACGATGTGTGCACAGACGATGAAAACGACGAGCTCGAGTACGAGGCGTGGAAGCTGCGTGAAATGAAACGCATCAAGCGAGACAAGGAGGAAAGAGAGGC GATGGAGAAAGAGTTGCTAGCCATTGAGCGCATGCGCAACATGACCGAAGAGGAGCGTCGCGTGGAACAACGACTCAATCCTAAAGTGGTCACCAACAAGGCAGTCAAGGGAAAATACAAGTTCTTGCAGAAATATTATCACAG aGGTGCTTTCTATTTGGACAAAGAAGAAGACGTGTTCAAACAAGACTTCTCTGGAGCAACCCTGGACGATCACTTTGACAAGACTGTTTTGCCAAAG GTGATGCAAGTGAAGAAGTTCGGTCGTTCTGGGCGCACCAAGTACACTCACTTGGTGGACCAAGACACCACGGAGTTTGATTCCGCGTGGAGCAGCGAGGGAGCCGCCGCCAGGCTCGCTAACTTCCGGGGCGGCATGAAACAG GTGTTCGACAGACCCTCCGCTAAGAGGAAGCATAATAGCGCGAACTAA